Proteins co-encoded in one Armatimonadota bacterium genomic window:
- a CDS encoding rod shape-determining protein yields MFRLTPELGIDLGTANIVVYLRGKGIVLREPSVVAISTKNKKVLAIGEEARLMLGRTPGHIVAIRPMSDGVIADYTTTEKMLEHLIAKVCGKRRFLKPRVLVCVPSGVTSVERRAVIQAAREAGAGEAYTIEEPMAAAIGAGLPISMPGGNMVVDIGGGTTDVAVISLEGIVISRSVRVGGNKMDEVIMRYIRSQYNLMIGDRTAEEIKIKVGSAYPLEEEIEMEVRGRDLIAGLPKTIRVTSEEIREALQEPINAIVERVRSVLEETPPELAADIIERGITLTGGGALLRGIDKLLESVTNIRVQVADDPLSCVAIGTGRALEEFAAIRESNVVSAEI; encoded by the coding sequence GTGTTCCGTTTGACACCTGAGCTGGGCATTGATCTGGGAACAGCGAATATTGTGGTCTACCTGCGGGGCAAGGGCATTGTTTTGCGTGAGCCGTCGGTGGTGGCTATCTCCACAAAGAACAAGAAAGTGTTAGCCATCGGCGAGGAAGCGCGTTTGATGCTGGGACGAACGCCCGGGCACATTGTGGCTATCCGTCCGATGTCCGACGGCGTGATTGCTGACTACACCACCACGGAGAAGATGTTAGAGCATCTGATTGCGAAGGTGTGCGGCAAAAGGCGCTTTCTCAAGCCGCGCGTGCTGGTGTGTGTGCCCTCAGGGGTAACCAGTGTGGAGCGCAGGGCGGTCATTCAAGCGGCACGTGAAGCGGGAGCAGGAGAAGCCTATACCATCGAGGAGCCGATGGCGGCGGCTATCGGCGCAGGGTTGCCCATCAGTATGCCAGGGGGCAACATGGTAGTGGACATCGGTGGCGGCACCACTGATGTAGCGGTCATCTCGCTGGAAGGCATCGTCATTAGCCGTTCGGTGCGGGTGGGCGGCAACAAGATGGATGAAGTCATCATGCGCTACATCCGCAGTCAATATAACCTGATGATTGGCGACCGAACTGCCGAAGAAATAAAGATAAAGGTTGGCTCTGCCTACCCATTAGAAGAAGAAATCGAGATGGAGGTACGCGGGCGCGATCTCATCGCGGGGCTTCCCAAGACGATTCGGGTGACCTCCGAGGAGATTCGCGAGGCGCTTCAGGAGCCGATTAACGCCATTGTGGAGCGCGTGCGCTCGGTGCTGGAGGAGACGCCGCCCGAACTGGCAGCCGACATTATCGAGCGGGGCATCACCCTCACGGGAGGAGGCGCCCTGTTGCGCGGGATAGACAAGCTCCTGGAGTCGGTGACGAACATTCGGGTACAGGTGGCGGATGACCCTCTGTCCTGCGTCGCTATCGGCACGGGGCGTGCCCTGGAGGAGTTTGCTGCCATCCGGGAAAGCAACGTGGTTTCGGCAGAGATCTAA
- the murA gene encoding UDP-N-acetylglucosamine 1-carboxyvinyltransferase — MERITITGGVPLQGEVCVSGSKNAALAIMAGAVLASEPVILHNLPLITDIYTMMAMLRRLGTVVEFIHPRSLLIDASRISHLEAPHNLVTRMRASFSVTGPLVARFGFAKVPLPGGCDIGARPVDFHIKGLRLLGARVEMDGDFVTAEAGRLRGNTIYLDYPSAGATQHLMTAAVLAEGTTVIENAAEEPEVVDLANFLIALGAHIEGHGTRRITIGGVSRLRGGEYTIIPDRLEAGTYAIAAAMTRGRVRVVHANPEHMTPVLLKLQEAGVQIETDEAGVRVQLQTRPRAVNIKTMPHPGFPTDMQQPMTALLCVAEGVSIVTETVYERRFRYVQELRKMGADIEQENRTAVVRGVEKLYGATVEATDLRAGAALVIAGLGAEGETTIEEIHHIDRGYEDLVAKLQSLGAQILRQSDEPVAVSVEGVPVCSV; from the coding sequence TTGGAACGCATTACTATCACCGGGGGCGTACCTTTACAGGGCGAGGTCTGCGTGAGCGGAAGCAAGAACGCCGCGCTTGCCATCATGGCAGGGGCGGTTTTGGCGTCTGAACCGGTTATCTTACACAACCTCCCCCTTATTACCGATATCTATACTATGATGGCGATGCTGCGCCGTCTGGGCACGGTGGTGGAGTTTATCCATCCTCGTTCGCTGTTGATAGATGCCAGCCGTATCAGCCACCTGGAAGCTCCTCATAACCTGGTCACCCGTATGAGAGCCTCCTTCAGTGTGACCGGACCACTGGTGGCGCGCTTTGGTTTCGCGAAGGTGCCTCTCCCCGGCGGCTGTGACATCGGCGCACGACCGGTGGATTTCCATATCAAGGGGCTGCGTCTGCTGGGAGCGCGGGTGGAGATGGATGGTGATTTCGTCACTGCCGAAGCGGGGCGACTGAGGGGCAATACGATCTATCTGGACTATCCCAGCGCGGGCGCGACCCAGCACCTGATGACGGCGGCGGTGTTGGCTGAAGGCACGACGGTGATTGAAAACGCGGCGGAAGAGCCCGAGGTAGTGGACCTGGCGAATTTCCTCATCGCGCTCGGTGCGCATATCGAGGGGCACGGTACACGACGCATCACGATTGGGGGCGTATCCCGCCTGCGTGGCGGCGAATACACCATCATCCCCGACCGGCTGGAAGCCGGTACCTACGCCATTGCCGCTGCGATGACGCGGGGCAGGGTGCGTGTGGTCCATGCCAACCCAGAGCACATGACTCCGGTGCTGTTGAAATTGCAGGAAGCGGGCGTGCAGATAGAAACCGACGAGGCAGGGGTGCGCGTGCAGCTGCAGACACGCCCCAGGGCGGTGAACATCAAGACGATGCCTCATCCTGGTTTCCCCACCGACATGCAACAGCCGATGACCGCCCTGCTGTGCGTTGCGGAAGGGGTATCCATCGTCACGGAGACGGTGTACGAACGTCGCTTCCGCTATGTGCAGGAGCTGCGCAAGATGGGGGCGGACATCGAGCAGGAAAACCGTACGGCAGTAGTCCGCGGCGTGGAGAAGCTGTACGGCGCTACGGTGGAAGCCACCGACCTGCGAGCGGGCGCTGCACTGGTGATAGCAGGGCTGGGTGCAGAAGGCGAAACGACCATCGAGGAGATACACCACATCGACCGCGGCTATGAGGACCTGGTGGCGAAGCTGCAATCGCTGGGAGCACAAATCCTGCGGCAGAGCGATGAACCTGTTGCCGTTTCTGTGGAAGGGGTGCCGGTGTGTTCCGTTTGA